One genomic segment of Hordeum vulgare subsp. vulgare chromosome 2H, MorexV3_pseudomolecules_assembly, whole genome shotgun sequence includes these proteins:
- the LOC123430344 gene encoding glutamate decarboxylase 2-like, which produces MVLTHVQSDEAAASAAVFASRYVQEPVPSYELGEKSISKDAAYQIIHDELLLDGSPRLNLASFVTTWMEPECDRLILEGMNKNYADMDEYPVTTELQNRCVNIIARLFNAPVGTGETAVGVGTVGSSEAIMLAGLAFKRRWQNRRKAEGKPHDKPNIVTGANVQVCWEKFARYFEVELKEVKLSEGCYVMDPDKAVEMVDENTICVAAILGSTLTGEFEDVKRLNDLLVAKNKQTRWDTPIHVDAASGGFIAPFLYPELEWDFRLPLVKSINVSGHKYGLVYPGVGWVIWRNREDLPDELIFHINYLGADQPTFTLNFSKGSSQIIAQYYQFLRLGFEGYKNVMENCVESARTLREGLLRTGRFDVISKEDGVPLVAFTFRGIRDGSPAFKLSANLRRFGWIVPAYTMPANLEHMTVLRVVVREDFGRPLAERFLSHVRMALSELDLAAKGPVPKMRLTIELGPARSAEEEASVRVVKREAVSGHRSVSLVSGKTKGVC; this is translated from the exons ATGGTTCTGACGCATGTTCAGAGCGACGAGGCGGCCGCGTCGGCCGCCGTGTTCGCGTCGAGGTACGTGCAGGAGCCGGTCCcgagctacgagctcggggagaaGTCGATATCCAAGGACGCGGCGTACCAGATCATCCACGACGAGCTGCTGCTGGACGGCAGCCCGCGGTTGAACCTGGCGTCCTTCGTCACCACCTGGATGGAGCCCGAGTGCGACCGGCTCATCCTCGAAGGCATGAACAAGAACTACGCCGACATGGACGAGTACCCCGTCACCACCGAGCTCCAG AACCGGTGCGTGAACATCATAGCGCGGCTGTTCAACGCGCCGGTGGGCACCGGCGAGACGGCCGTCGGGGTCGGCACGGTCGGGTCCTCGGAGGCGATAATGCTCGCCGGTCTGGCGTTCAAGCGGCGCTGGCAGAACCGGCGGAAGGCGGAGGGGAAGCCACACGACAAGCCCAACATCGTCACGGGAGCCAATGTTCAG GTGTGCTGGGAGAAGTTCGCGCGCTACTTCGAGGTGGAGCTCAAGGAGGTGAAGCTGAGCGAAGGGTGCTACGTGATGGACCCGGACAAGGCCGTGGAGATGGTCGACGAGAACACCATCTGCGTCGCCGCCATCCTCGGCTCCACCCTCACCGGCGAGTTCGAGGACGTCAAGCGCCTCAACGACCTCCTCGTCGCCAAGAACAAGCAAACAAG GTGGGACACCCCGATCCACGTGGACGCGGCGAGCGGCGGGTTCATCGCGCCGTTCCTGTACCCGGAGCTGGAGTGGGACTTCCGGCTGCCGCTGGTGAAGAGCATCAACGTCAGCGGCCACAAGTACGGCCTCGTCTACCCCGGCGTCGGGTGGGTGATATGGCGCAACAGGGAGGACCTCCCCGACGAGCTCATCTTCCACATCAACTACCTTGGCGCCGACCAGCCAACCTTCACGCTCAACTTCTCCAAAG GGTCCAGTCAAATCATCGCGCAGTATTACCAATTTCTTCGGCTAGGTTTCGAG GGGTACAAGAATGTGATGGAGAACTGCGTGGAGAGCGCGAGGACGCTCCGGGAGGGGCTCCTGCGCACGGGGCGTTTCGACGTCATCTCCAAGGAGGACGGCGTGCCGCTGGTGGCGTTCACCTTCAGGGGCATCAGGGACGGCTCGCCGGCGTTCAAGCTGTCGGCGAACCTGCGGCGGTTCGGGTGGATCGTGCCGGCGTACACGATGCCGGCAAACCTGGAgcacatgacggtgctccgggtgGTCGTCCGGGAGGACTTCGGCCGGCCGCTCGCCGAGAGGTTCCTGTCGCACGTGCGCATGGCGCTGAGCGAGCTGGACCTGGCGGCCAAGGGGCCCGTGCCAAAGATGAGGCTCACCATCGAGCTCGGCCCGGCCAGGAGCGCCGAGGAGGAGGCGTCCGTCAGGGTCGTCAAGAGGGAGGCCGTGTCCGGCCACAGGAGCGTGTCGCTTGTTTCCGGGAAGACGAAGGGTGTGTGCTAG